A segment of the Syntrophorhabdus sp. genome:
CGGGACATGCCCAGCGAGGCGATCTGGTCGGTCCTCAATCCGACGACATCACGGCCCTCAAAAAGGACGGAGCCGTGCGTCGGGGGGTTCAGCCCGCTGACGGCATTGAGGAGGGTTGTCTTGCCGGCGCCGTTGGGGCCGATGAGTGCCTTGATATCGCCCGATCGGACGTTGAAGCTCACGTCGTCGAGGGCCCTGACCCCCTCGAAAGTCTTGGTCACGCTGCTGATAGTCAGTATGTGTCCGTTCTTATCCATCATTTGTCCATCTGTGGAACGATCTTGTTCTTGAGGGCCGTGAATATTCCAAAGAGGCCCTTGGGGAAGAACACGAGCACCACGATAAGGATGATCCCGTTGATGAGGAGCTCGTAATCCTGGAATTGATAGGTGATCTCCGGCAGCAGCTTGAGGAAGAGGGCCCCCAGGGCGGGACCGAATATCGTCCCGATGCCGCCGAGAAAGAGCATGACAAGCAGGTTTATCGAGGTCAGTATGCCGAAGTCGTCAGGGGCGATAAAGCCCATGTAGTGCGCGAAGAGGGACCCTGCTATCGAAGCGTAGACGGCGGCGA
Coding sequences within it:
- a CDS encoding ATP-binding cassette domain-containing protein, giving the protein MMDKNGHILTISSVTKTFEGVRALDDVSFNVRSGDIKALIGPNGAGKTTLLNAVSGLNPPTHGSVLFEGRDVVGLRTDQIASLGMSR